One window of Aspergillus oryzae RIB40 DNA, chromosome 3 genomic DNA carries:
- the pup3 gene encoding proteasome core particle subunit beta 3 (20S proteasome, regulatory subunit beta type PSMB3/PUP3) yields the protein MSAHNGGACVAMVGKDCVAIACDLRLGMQALTVSNNFPKIFNYSPSTFLGLTGLATDVSTVSDLFRYKVNMYRLREERNIAPQTLANLVSSSLYERRFGPFFVSPVVAGINSTTGKPFICGFDSIGCIDFAKDFIVSGTASDQLFGTCESLWEPDLAPEDLFETISQALLSAVDRDALSGWGAQVYIIEKDKVTKRLLKGRQD from the exons ATGAGCGCTCATA ACGGTGGTGCCTGCGTCGCCATGGTAGGCAAGGACTGCGTTGCAATTGCCTGCGATCTCCGACTCGGCATGCAGGCCCTGACCGTCTCCAATAACTTCCCCAAGATCTTCAACTACAGCCCATCGACCTTCCTTGGCCTGACCGGCCTGGCGACCGACGTCTCGACCGTCTCAGATCTCTTCCGCTACAAGGTTAACATGTACCGCTTGCGTGAGGAACGGAACATTGCACCCCAGACCTTGGCCAACCTGGTCAGTTCATCACTGTACGAGAGGAGATTTGGacctttcttcgtcagtcCCGTCGTTGCGGGTATAAACAGCACAACTGGCAAGCCATTTATCTGTGGCTTTGATAGTATTGGATGTATCGACTTTGCAAAGGATTTCATTGTCAGCGGGACAGCTAGTGACCAGCTGTTTGGTACCTGTGAGAGCTTATGGGAGCCGGATCTG GCCCCCGAGGACTTGTTCGAAACCATCTCCCAGGCTCTCCTCAGTGCTGTTGACAGAGACGCACTCTCCGGTTGGGGTGCACAGGTGTACATCATAGAGAAAGATAAGGTGACTAAGCGGCTACTCAAGGGAAGACAAGATTAG
- a CDS encoding epoxide hydrolase (predicted hydrolases or acyltransferases (alpha/beta hydrolase superfamily)), translated as MARPFEISVPDAQLHRLQQRLITATFPDELDDAEWDMGVPLEEMKKLVTYWRDTFNWRQKEQELNERLNQFLVPITVTGFGGLDVHCLHHTSRNPNAIPLLFIHGWPGSFLEATKLIPLLTQGGENHPAFHLVAPSLPNFGFSSAVKKGFGLVQYAEAMHNVMLALGYKDYVVQGGDWGSIIARVMANRYSDHTKAVHLNFLPVPLPYPWRSPLVFLRSLLTIPFSSDDKAHLSATSDYLMQGNAYMRQQETRPQTLGYALHDSPVALLAWIYDKLHSWTDSYPWTDDEILTWVSIYYFSVAGPAASVRIYYEAARNDSSSAVPGMSTVDAISKPTPGNVKLAAAQFKKELIRVPMLWTGLAGSVVRAKQFDCGGHFAAWEVPELLATDLRNFLGRNGQAYGAVSGKDGY; from the exons ATGGCTAGACCCTTCGAAATCTCCGTTCCAGATGCTCAACTTCATCGTCTCCAGCAAAGGTTAATAACGGCAACCTTCCCGGATGAACTGGACGATGCGGAGTGGGACATGGGTGTGcctctggaggagatgaaaaAGCTGGTTACATACTGGCGCGATACTTTCAACTGGCGCcagaaagaacaagaatTGAATGAGCGCTTGAATCAGTTCCTTGTTCCTATAACCGTCACCGGATTCGGAGGCCTGGATGTTCATTGCCTGCACCACACCAGTCGAAATCCAAACGCCATTCCTTTGCTATTCATCCATGGCT GGCCTGGAAGCTTTTTGGAAGCAACGAAGCTTATTCCATTGTTGACCCAAGGCGGCGAAAATCACCCAGCATTCCACTTGGTGGCGCCATCATTGCCGAACTTTGGCTTCTCGTCTGCAGTAAAAAAGG GATTTGGCCTGGTTCAATATGCGGAAGCAATGCACAATGTTATGTTGGCTTTGGGCTACAAAGATTACG TTGTACAAGGCGGTGATTGGGGCAGTATCATCGCTCGTGTCATGGCCAACCGCTACTCTGACCATACCAAGGCTGTTCACCTGAATTTTCTACCGGTGCCTCTGCCTTATCCATGGCGGAGTCCTttggtctttcttcgatCCCTCCTCACCATTCCCTTTTCATCAGATGACAAGGCTCACTTGTCAGCTACTTCCGACTATTTAATGCAAGGGAATGCTTACATGCGTCAGCAAGAGACTCGTCCACAAACGTTAGGCTACGCCCTCCATGACAGCCCCGTGGCGTTGCTCGCCTGGATTTACGATAAACTACATTCATGGACCGATAGCTACCCGTGGACGGACGATGAAATTCTCACATGGGTGAGCATCTACTACTTTTCGGTAGCGGGACCCGCAGCGTCAGTCCGAATCTACTACGAAGCGGCACGAAATGattcttcctccgccgtaCCCGGAATGTCCACGGTTGATGCTATCTCCAAACCTACTCCTGGGAACGTCAAACTCGCGGCGGCTCAATTTAAGAAAGAGCTGATCCGAGTGCCTATGTTGTGGACCGGCCTGGCCGGCTCAGTCGTTAGAGCTAAGCAATTTGACTGCGGTGGCCATTTTGCAGCGTGGGAGGTGCCGGAGCTCCTGGCAACCGACCTGAGAAATTTCCTGGGAAGAAATGGGCAAGCGTACGGAGCTGTATCTGGAAAGGATGGGTACTGA
- a CDS encoding uncharacterized protein (predicted protein) — protein sequence MSDSVESEWSKTFVSAGRSKPFLPCKSECLSGDTSASTLLNDDPQADPLNRTHIGGHQSMAIEQLMKLKQELRGLDLESFWSRLMEHITSFCNAQYGFVARRVRDDENVGDLGEHKPRLFGTAFYYNDGHQNVGMHRHRYFAGGNPLSHMDHGKPCLIPEKLGSVMSFDQDQLPFAAEGYLAIPLFSETQCLAHFGLMWSESGLQKRKLSWSLLEMVLYSLEDLIVQRIREDAAKTDRPSKDIKNPSKGHKIIDDGYLNALYGHPDFSSQPLKPFARSLSHELRTPMQGIVGMLDVMHATVREAIQGKPSPRAGNVFQSLKESIEMVQERDNDLFGGPVQSPIPTCENRPNIFADGTNVGINPYKRRRSNPPEFTVGSTPKQKMPRVTATKELSPRSEEVKNAVLESDKIIQATPAHQIEAVMANMVDPRPSLAVRRSAPHLLLEGININLKSPALRVTKLRDLLRLVINESLHVGGRPDFAVTNGTELGEKIELRSRSSNGEVFSKTIDWSVDTALPDTLFVDDRDLAKLISCVFLNAVKFTNSGVITVSATLGRKVGDVLINVRDTGSGIPEAFLPNLFKPFAREDTSTTRSKDGLGLGLLVAKGLARKMGGDLICVRSATSGPDRGTEFEIRIPITQPEPCTRPIAPATKLLTPPQLSDPSRLSQPSSTTLDALLPPAMRTPIQQPSPSLTDETSSQTPTHSRSVPDIKSFGGSINGDAYDSKLGEKHPLTFLVAEDNKINRRVLVNMLKRLGYRDVYEACNGREAVRIMQDVLASQRPEEATNGSHAVPNQNGGSDDRSILKPPPKYRKKLKPVDVILMDLWMPEMDGYEATSRILQLMDQYHGQIPPNPGPKHVRTTPPTVLAVSADVTDDALGRASKVGMKGYMTKPYKLTDLERFIMSFCCGDDTAKENNSMKT from the exons ATGTCAGATTCAGTCGAATCCGAATGGTCAAAAACTTTCGTATCGGCCGGCCGTTCGAAACCCTTTCTCCCATGCAAGTCTGAATGTCTTTCTGGAGATACCTCAGCTTCAACCTTGCTTAACGATGACCCGCAGGCCGACCCACTGAATCGCACACATATTGGCGGTCACCAAAGTATGGCGATCGAACAACTGATGAAACTAAAGCAAGAACTTCGAGGCCTGGATTTGGAGTCCTTCTGGAGCCGACTGATGGAACATATCACTTCATTCTGCAACGCTCAGTATGGTTTCGTAGCTCGGAGAGTTCGAGACGATGAGAACGTCGGTGATCTGGGGGAACATAAACCCCGCCTGTTTGGTACAGCCTTCTATTACAATGATGGACATCAAAACGTGGGAATGCATAGGCACCGGTACTTTGCTGGAGGCAACCCTTTGTCTCACATGGACCATGGGAAGCCTTGCCTAATTCCAGAGAAATTAGGATCTGTCATGTCATTTGACCAAGACCAGCTCCCGTTCGCGGCAGAGGGCTACCTGGCAATCCCACTCTTCTCGGAAACCCAGTGCCTCGCCCACTTTGGCTTGATGTGGTCAGAGTCAGGGTTGCAGAAGCGCAAACTCTCGTGGTCTTTGCTGGAAATGGTTCTGTATTCGCTGGAAGATCTGATCGTCCAACGGATCCGAGAGGATGCGGCCAAGACCGACCGGCCCTCCAAAGATATCAAGAATCCATCCAAGGGTCACAAAATCATCGATGATGGGTATTTGAACGCTTTATACGGACATCCTGATTTTTCATCTCAACCCCTGAAGCCCTTTGCTCGGAGCTTGTCTCATGAGTTGCGGACGCCGATGCAGGGGATCGTCGGAATGCTGGACGTTATGCACGCTACTGTACGGGAAGCTATTCAAGGCAAACCGTCTCCAAGGGCAGGTAATGTTTTCCAATCTCTCAAAGAAAGCATCGAAATGGTTCAAG AGCGAGACAACGATCTATTTGGCGGCCCTGTTCAGTCACCAATCCCAACGTGCGAAAATCGGCCAAACATTTTTGCTGATGGCACCAACGTTGGAATCAATCCATACAAACGGCGGCGAAGCAACCCGCCGGAATTTACCGTGGGATCGACGCCGAAGCAAAAGATGCCGCGTGTTACAGCAACGAAAGAACTATCCCCTCGAAGCGAAGAGGTCAAGAACGCGGTGCTTGAAAGTGACAAAATTATTCAGGCCACCCCAGCACATCAGATTGAAGCAGTCATGGCCAACATGGTGGACCCCCGTCCATCATTAGCAGTACGACGTTCTGCGCCACATCTTCTGCTGGAaggcatcaatatcaacctCAAGAGCCCTGCACTGCGAGTTACAAAACTCCGTGATTTGCTCCGTCTGGTTATCAACGAATCGCTTCATGTTGGTGGTCGGCCTGATTTTGCGGTGACAAATGGAACCGAATTAGGGGAGAAAATCGAGCTTCGCTCGCGGTCGTCTAATGGGGAGGTGTTTTCTAAAACGATAGACTGGTCGGTAGACACTGCGCTTCCTGATACCCTATTTGTGGATGATCGCGACCTCGCgaagttgatatcatgtgTCTTTCTGAATGCGGTCAAGTTCACAAATAGCGGTGTGATTACTGTCTCTGCTACTCTAGGGCGCAAAGTCGGTGATGTTTTGATCAACGTTCGGGACACTGGATCAGGTATTCCAGAGGCTTTTCTGCCAAATCTTTTCAAACCGTTCGCTCGGGAGGATACATCTACGACTCGAAGCAAAGAtgggttgggattgggaCTTCTCGTAGCAAAAGGCTTGGCCAGGAAAATGGGCGGCGATTTGATCTGTGTTCGATCTGCTACTTCGGGTCCTGATCGTGGTACAGAGTTCGAGATTAGAATTCCTATCACTCAACCTGAACCATGTACCAGGCCAATTGCCCCCGCAACGAAGCTTCTAACCCCTCCTCAGCTCAGTGATCCTTCAAGACTGAGTCAACCGAGCAGCACAACTCTAGATGCATTATTACCACCTGCAATGCGGACCCCAATCCAACAACCGTCTCCCAGTCTCACGGATGAGACATCTTCGCAAACACCTACACATTCCCGCTCTGTACCCGATATCAAGTCCTTTGGGGGCTCCATAAATGGAGATGCTTATGATAGCAAACTTGGGGAAAAGCATCCGCTGACATTCCTGGTAGCAGAGGACAATAAGATCAACCGACGGGTGTTGGTAAACATGCTCAAAAGACTAGGTTACCGGGATGTTTATGAGGCATGTAATGGGAGAGAGGCTGTGCGGATTATGCAGGATGTTCTGGCGTCTCAGCGCCCTGAGGAAGCCACGAATGGCTCTCACGCAGTTCCAAATCAGAATGGCGGCTCGGACGATCGGTCAATTCTCAAGCCACCACCAAAGTATCGTAAGAAGCTCAAGCCGGTGGATGTCATTCTGATGGATCTTTGGATGCCAGAAATGGATGGTTACGAGGCTACCTCGAGGATCCTGCAATTAATGGACCAATACCACGGCCAAATTCCTCCTAATCCTGGGCCAAAGCATGTTCGGACCACACCCCCAACGGTTCTCGCTGTCAGTGCAGATGTCACTGACGATGCCCTGGGACGTGCGTCGAAAGTTGGCATGAAAGGTTATATGACCAAACCCTATAAGCTGACCGACTTGGAACGGTTCATCATGAGTTTCTGCTGTGGTGATGAtacagcaaaagaaaacaattcAATGAAGACATGA